From Variimorphobacter saccharofermentans, one genomic window encodes:
- a CDS encoding DeoR/GlpR family DNA-binding transcription regulator, with the protein MFAIERIRIIKNYLVKDHKVSVAKLSELLNVTEVTIRRDLEKLESEGFLKRTHGGAVLIEQDDESLLDDSDEIQDVLLYQEIADTAFHLVNDGDAIMLINGTVNAYIAKALANHNNLTVVTNDIQIAAAFSHSPTNNLILLGGDLEENAVFGQITIDNLKNFSFNHIFIEIDGLSESVGVTVSSTKKATLIHQAVKLAESVTVVCLSRYFGTNALYRVGKINIAHRVLTDSNLEDKHKNYIYNCNIPLFTSVDVYEN; encoded by the coding sequence ATGTTTGCAATCGAAAGAATTCGAATAATTAAAAACTATTTAGTAAAAGACCATAAGGTTTCTGTAGCTAAGCTGAGTGAGTTACTCAATGTCACTGAGGTTACTATACGCCGTGATCTTGAGAAGCTTGAAAGTGAAGGCTTTCTTAAGCGCACCCATGGTGGCGCCGTTCTGATTGAACAGGACGATGAATCACTTTTGGATGACAGCGATGAAATCCAAGATGTTCTATTATATCAGGAAATTGCCGATACCGCATTCCATTTAGTTAATGACGGTGATGCCATTATGCTGATTAATGGAACCGTGAATGCATATATCGCGAAAGCTTTAGCGAATCATAATAATCTGACTGTGGTTACAAATGATATACAAATAGCAGCTGCTTTTTCTCATTCGCCCACAAATAACTTAATTCTCCTTGGTGGTGATTTGGAGGAAAATGCAGTATTTGGACAAATTACAATAGATAATTTGAAAAATTTCTCATTCAATCATATATTCATTGAAATTGATGGACTCAGTGAATCCGTTGGTGTAACTGTATCCAGTACGAAAAAGGCTACATTAATTCATCAGGCGGTAAAGCTTGCCGAATCCGTAACTGTAGTCTGTCTTTCCAGATATTTTGGTACCAATGCCCTTTACCGCGTTGGTAAGATTAATATTGCACATCGTGTATTGACTGATTCGAACCTTGAAGACAAGCATAAGAATTATATCTATAATTGCAACATTCCGCTATTTACATCCGTTGATGTTTATGAAAATTAG
- a CDS encoding helix-turn-helix transcriptional regulator, translating into MINCHISMENLITYHWCGKFKSPTSEWIHMTRNLNEHELFFVTEGTLYIADTQGKYVVSKDEYLLMPPTDKQYGYAPSDCTFFWFHFTPSSISTQDDIIIPQQSKIPNIERIIILMNQLREADRRYHHRYTLDLLATGLIMELYNQIQSKENGDTLTTKAHLYQAILDYVQWNRFTRISVMELSEYFGYHEKYLSSVFKSIAGISLKQYLLQEIMEHAKAELINSNKTIAQIGYSIGYTDSHNFSNAFKKVTGISPSAYRNSCTRLPKTPD; encoded by the coding sequence ATGATAAACTGTCATATATCAATGGAAAATCTGATCACCTACCACTGGTGTGGAAAATTCAAATCTCCGACCAGTGAATGGATTCATATGACCAGAAACTTAAATGAACATGAGTTGTTTTTTGTTACTGAAGGTACTCTGTATATTGCAGATACACAGGGAAAATATGTTGTATCAAAGGATGAGTATTTACTAATGCCACCCACTGATAAGCAGTATGGCTATGCTCCTTCCGATTGTACCTTTTTCTGGTTTCATTTTACACCGTCCAGCATCTCTACTCAGGATGATATCATAATTCCTCAACAGAGTAAAATTCCTAATATCGAACGTATTATTATTTTAATGAATCAGCTGCGAGAGGCCGACAGACGATATCACCACCGCTATACTCTGGATTTACTTGCAACCGGTTTAATAATGGAGCTATATAATCAGATACAAAGTAAAGAAAATGGCGACACTCTGACTACCAAAGCACATCTTTACCAGGCGATTCTCGACTATGTCCAGTGGAATCGCTTTACCAGAATTAGCGTTATGGAACTCTCTGAATATTTTGGATATCATGAAAAATATCTATCCTCTGTCTTTAAAAGTATTGCAGGAATTTCGCTAAAGCAATATCTGCTTCAGGAGATCATGGAGCATGCAAAGGCAGAGCTGATTAATTCCAATAAAACGATTGCCCAGATCGGTTACAGCATCGGATATACAGACAGTCATAATTTTTCAAATGCCTTTAAGAAGGTAACCGGTATCTCTCCTTCGGCATATCGCAATAGCTGTACTAGACTTCCTAAGACACCTGATTAG
- a CDS encoding glycoside hydrolase family 127 protein, with protein sequence MNQKEFSKPVSLRRVQLTDSFWKMEMELVRQEMIPYQWDALNDRVEGAEPSYCMRNFKIAANITKQRAELGEAYQEKKFSTEIFQPLPEDENLMEDRFYGFLFQDSDFYKWIEAVGYSLTQHPDKELERIADEAIEIVSAAQQPNGYLDTYYIINNMDHIFTNLRNNHELYCLGHLTEGAIAYYEATGKDRLLKVAERYADYVESLFGAEDGKLKGYPGHEIAEMALARLYETTNNEKYLKLSKYFIDERGKKPYYFDSESKEKIKDKDALRYQYYQAHLPVREQTEAVGHAVRAAYLYSGMADIARLTQDESLYKACETIWDDMVSKKLYITGGIGGTHIGEAFSFAYDLPNDTAYAETCASIGLVFFARRMLEIKPNRKYADVMEKALYNCVLSGMALDGKSFFYVNPLEVLPEACHKDERKFHVKPVRQKWFGCACCPPNLARIISSIASYAYTETEDTLFVHLYMGSRINKVVQNNDVSIDITSSFPWDGAVTVQVDAAKPTTMTIALRIPEWCNEYEINAPSGDVVEKDGYYYITREWNGTETITMNFPMKVKRIYGNPMLRENIGKVAITRGPIVYCIEEADNGNNLHLVTLPKEAQLSTHTDHRFGYEVTIIKGTGRKLKLTASSSNELYHGSEEEQFEDINLTWIPYYTWANRGEGEMMVWIRQ encoded by the coding sequence ATGAATCAGAAGGAATTTAGTAAACCTGTTTCGCTACGAAGAGTTCAGTTAACCGATTCTTTTTGGAAAATGGAAATGGAGCTTGTTAGACAGGAGATGATTCCCTATCAGTGGGATGCCTTAAATGATAGGGTAGAAGGTGCAGAACCAAGCTATTGTATGCGTAATTTTAAGATTGCTGCGAATATTACGAAGCAGAGGGCTGAACTGGGAGAGGCCTACCAGGAGAAAAAGTTTTCTACCGAGATATTTCAACCTCTTCCGGAAGATGAAAATCTGATGGAAGATCGTTTTTATGGATTTCTGTTTCAGGACAGCGATTTCTACAAGTGGATTGAAGCAGTAGGGTATTCTTTAACTCAGCATCCGGATAAGGAATTGGAACGAATTGCAGATGAGGCAATTGAGATTGTATCTGCTGCCCAGCAGCCCAATGGTTATCTGGACACCTATTATATCATTAATAATATGGATCATATTTTTACCAATCTACGCAACAATCATGAGCTATACTGCCTCGGTCATCTGACAGAGGGTGCAATTGCTTATTATGAAGCTACTGGTAAGGATAGACTGCTTAAAGTCGCAGAACGCTATGCAGATTATGTTGAATCCTTATTTGGAGCAGAGGATGGCAAGCTCAAAGGTTATCCAGGACATGAAATCGCTGAGATGGCTTTGGCACGCTTATACGAGACTACGAACAATGAGAAATACCTGAAGTTAAGTAAGTATTTTATCGACGAAAGAGGGAAAAAGCCATATTACTTTGATTCGGAATCGAAAGAAAAAATAAAGGATAAAGATGCCTTACGCTATCAATATTATCAGGCACATTTGCCGGTCAGAGAGCAGACGGAGGCCGTAGGACACGCGGTTAGGGCTGCTTACCTATACTCCGGAATGGCAGATATTGCTCGTTTGACACAGGATGAGAGCCTATATAAAGCCTGTGAGACGATATGGGATGATATGGTGAGTAAAAAACTATATATTACGGGAGGTATCGGAGGAACCCATATTGGTGAGGCCTTTTCCTTTGCCTATGATCTACCGAATGATACAGCTTACGCTGAAACCTGTGCTTCCATCGGATTAGTATTCTTTGCACGAAGAATGCTGGAGATTAAGCCGAATCGGAAATATGCGGATGTCATGGAGAAAGCATTATACAATTGTGTGCTGAGTGGAATGGCTTTAGATGGTAAAAGCTTCTTCTATGTCAATCCGTTGGAGGTACTTCCAGAAGCCTGCCATAAGGATGAAAGAAAATTTCATGTAAAACCAGTAAGACAAAAATGGTTTGGATGCGCCTGCTGTCCACCAAATCTTGCACGAATTATCAGCTCAATTGCCTCCTATGCTTATACAGAGACAGAAGACACCCTGTTTGTACATTTGTATATGGGAAGCAGAATAAATAAAGTCGTTCAGAACAATGACGTTTCCATTGACATCACCTCCTCCTTCCCCTGGGATGGAGCAGTAACGGTTCAAGTGGATGCAGCGAAACCAACTACAATGACCATTGCTCTTCGTATACCAGAATGGTGCAACGAATACGAGATTAATGCGCCATCAGGAGATGTGGTAGAGAAGGACGGTTATTATTATATCACAAGGGAATGGAACGGTACGGAGACAATAACAATGAATTTCCCAATGAAGGTGAAAAGAATATACGGCAATCCGATGCTGCGTGAGAATATCGGGAAGGTAGCAATAACCAGAGGCCCGATTGTTTATTGTATCGAAGAAGCGGATAACGGCAACAACCTTCATTTAGTTACATTACCAAAGGAAGCACAGTTATCAACCCATACGGATCATCGATTTGGCTATGAAGTAACAATAATCAAAGGTACGGGCAGAAAATTAAAGCTCACAGCATCCTCATCCAACGAGCTGTATCATGGTTCGGAGGAAGAGCAATTCGAGGATATTAATTTGACATGGATACCTTATTATACTTGGGCTAATCGGGGAGAAGGAGAAATGATGGTCTGGATCAGACAATAA
- the mmsB gene encoding multiple monosaccharide ABC transporter permease has protein sequence MDKRSVLLKGNLRQYVMVIALIVVIIFFQILTGGVLLKPLNISNLISQNAYILVLAIGMLLCILTGGNVDLSVGSVAGFVGAISAIMMLKMNIPVLPTVIVSLLIGFLIGCWQGFWIAYVGVPAFIATLAGMLIFRGLTLVVLQGTSLAPLPDGYTFMASGFIPDFTGAGKLNILSIFLGIIASVLYVLREVNNRRNKKKYGFETSSSQAFIAQIVAIVAVINAFTISLASYKGIPMVLVVVIVLILIYSFITTKTIPGRHIYAYGGNMKAAQLSGVNTKKVMFWVYANMGLLAALAGVIFTGRLNSATPKSGQNFEMDAIAACFIGGASTSGGVGTVVGAMVGGLLMGVLNNGMSIMGISIDWQQAIKGFVLLAAVAFDVYSKSKSK, from the coding sequence ATGGATAAGCGTAGTGTATTATTAAAAGGAAATTTACGCCAATATGTAATGGTAATTGCATTAATTGTAGTTATCATATTCTTTCAGATTTTAACTGGCGGTGTATTATTGAAGCCGCTCAATATTTCTAACTTGATTTCACAAAATGCGTATATTTTAGTTCTGGCAATAGGTATGTTGCTTTGTATATTAACCGGTGGTAATGTAGACTTATCCGTAGGTTCCGTTGCCGGATTTGTAGGTGCAATTTCTGCTATCATGATGTTAAAAATGAACATACCAGTGCTGCCTACTGTTATAGTTTCCCTTTTGATCGGTTTCCTGATTGGATGCTGGCAAGGCTTCTGGATTGCATATGTCGGAGTACCGGCGTTCATTGCTACCTTGGCAGGTATGTTAATATTCAGAGGATTGACATTGGTAGTTCTCCAGGGAACCAGCCTTGCGCCCTTACCGGATGGATATACCTTCATGGCATCCGGCTTTATTCCGGATTTCACAGGAGCAGGTAAACTGAATATATTATCAATCTTTTTAGGTATCATTGCATCTGTACTATATGTATTAAGAGAAGTTAACAACAGAAGAAATAAAAAGAAATATGGATTTGAGACTAGTTCCAGCCAAGCCTTCATTGCTCAGATCGTTGCTATAGTGGCCGTTATTAATGCATTTACAATATCCTTAGCATCTTATAAAGGTATTCCTATGGTATTGGTTGTAGTAATTGTTCTGATACTTATCTATTCCTTTATTACTACAAAAACCATTCCAGGAAGACATATCTACGCATACGGTGGTAATATGAAAGCAGCTCAGTTATCCGGTGTTAATACAAAGAAGGTTATGTTCTGGGTATATGCGAATATGGGTCTTCTGGCTGCACTTGCAGGTGTAATATTTACAGGAAGATTGAACTCAGCTACACCGAAATCAGGACAGAACTTTGAAATGGATGCGATTGCTGCCTGCTTCATCGGTGGAGCATCAACCTCCGGTGGTGTTGGTACTGTTGTCGGTGCAATGGTTGGTGGTTTACTAATGGGTGTATTGAACAACGGTATGTCAATCATGGGTATTAGTATCGACTGGCAACAGGCAATTAAGGGCTTTGTACTTCTTGCCGCAGTTGCATTTGATGTATACTCCAAATCTAAATCAAAATAA
- the mmsA gene encoding multiple monosaccharide ABC transporter ATP-binding protein has translation MEQYALEMRDITKTFPGVKALDHVNLKVKAQQIHALVGENGAGKSTLMNVLSGVYPYGTYEGDIVIDGQVCSFKNIKESEAKGIAIIHQELALIPQLSIAENVFLGNEQTDFGPVISWDKTRLRTIEMMKKVGLNESIDTRIQDLGMGKQQLVEIIKALAKNAKILILDEPTAALNDDDSKHLLDLLLDLKKQGITCIIISHKLNEVTRVADAITIIRDGKTIETLIKGVDEITENRIIKGMVGRELVDRFPKRTHNIGEICFEVKNWSAYDSKDESKLVLKNININSRRGEVVGIAGLMGAGRTELAMSIFGRSFGKKIEGTIIKNGKEIQIKNVKDAIKHGIAYTTEDRKSAGLILIDSIKRNICLTAFEKISKGIVIDENKEIQVAEEYRKKLSIKSPSILQKAGNLSGGNQQKVVFSKWIFSDPDVLILDEPTRGIDVGAKYEIYSVINELTAKGKTIILISSELPEILGMSDRVYVMNEGRIVGELSSEEASQENIMHCIMKSNQEVYNG, from the coding sequence ATGGAACAGTATGCATTGGAGATGCGAGACATAACAAAGACATTTCCTGGCGTTAAAGCTCTAGACCATGTAAATCTGAAGGTGAAAGCCCAACAGATCCACGCACTTGTTGGAGAGAATGGAGCTGGAAAATCAACCTTGATGAATGTGCTTAGCGGTGTTTATCCTTATGGCACATATGAAGGTGATATTGTTATCGATGGGCAGGTATGCTCTTTTAAAAATATAAAAGAGAGTGAAGCGAAGGGTATTGCTATTATTCATCAGGAATTGGCTCTTATTCCACAGCTTTCAATTGCAGAGAATGTATTCCTGGGCAATGAACAGACAGATTTCGGCCCGGTGATCAGCTGGGATAAGACAAGACTTCGTACCATCGAAATGATGAAGAAGGTTGGCTTAAATGAAAGTATTGATACAAGAATACAGGATCTTGGTATGGGTAAGCAACAGCTGGTAGAAATCATTAAAGCCCTTGCCAAGAATGCGAAAATTCTAATACTTGATGAGCCTACAGCTGCCTTAAATGATGATGATTCAAAGCATTTACTTGATTTGCTTCTAGATCTCAAAAAGCAAGGAATTACATGTATAATTATCTCCCACAAGCTAAATGAGGTAACAAGAGTTGCGGATGCGATCACAATTATTCGTGATGGTAAAACAATTGAAACACTAATAAAAGGTGTGGATGAAATAACTGAGAATCGGATCATCAAGGGTATGGTTGGACGTGAACTCGTGGACCGTTTCCCAAAAAGAACGCATAATATCGGAGAGATTTGCTTTGAGGTTAAAAATTGGAGTGCATATGATTCAAAGGATGAATCAAAACTAGTATTAAAGAACATTAATATAAACAGCCGAAGAGGCGAAGTTGTAGGTATTGCTGGTCTTATGGGAGCTGGACGTACAGAGCTTGCTATGAGTATATTTGGTAGATCCTTTGGCAAGAAAATTGAAGGCACCATAATCAAGAACGGAAAAGAAATACAGATTAAGAATGTAAAAGATGCTATCAAACATGGCATTGCATATACAACAGAGGATAGAAAGAGTGCAGGACTTATATTAATAGATAGTATTAAACGTAATATTTGCTTGACGGCCTTTGAGAAAATCAGTAAAGGAATCGTTATTGATGAGAATAAGGAAATACAGGTCGCAGAGGAATACCGAAAGAAGCTAAGCATCAAATCCCCAAGTATTCTTCAAAAAGCCGGTAATCTGTCCGGAGGTAATCAGCAGAAGGTAGTTTTCAGTAAGTGGATTTTTTCTGATCCGGATGTATTGATTTTAGACGAACCGACACGTGGTATTGATGTCGGTGCAAAATATGAAATATACTCAGTAATCAATGAATTGACTGCCAAGGGAAAGACGATAATACTTATATCCTCAGAGCTACCAGAGATTCTTGGTATGAGTGATAGAGTTTATGTTATGAATGAAGGCAGAATCGTTGGAGAATTGAGTTCAGAGGAAGCCTCACAGGAAAATATAATGCATTGCATAATGAAGAGCAATCAGGAGGTATATAATGGATAA
- the chvE gene encoding multiple monosaccharide ABC transporter substrate-binding protein yields the protein MKRSNGMKKALALLLVLAMTVSMFVGCGTAKTGTTDDKDSSKTETTTETKDEAKEEAKEEAPQTGSGKYIGISMPTQSSERWIKDGATMKEILEARGYTVDLQYAEDDIPTQKSQIENMITKGAEVLVVAPIDGSTLSDTLDAAASQGVKIISYDRLLVNTDAVSYYATFDNRRVGQLQAESLVDGLKKLKGEGPYNIEVFAGSPDDTNSFYFFQGAMDILQPLIDDGTVVIPSNQTTQEEVGTLRWDGAVAQSRMDALLAANYTDGKTLHGVLSPYDGISRGILSALTAFGLTGDDLPVVTGQDAEAASIKLIVTGDQYSTILKDTRKLAEVAANMVDAVLSGKEPEINDTETYNNNVKVVPSYLLEPFIVTKDNYQELVIDSGYLKPEDIQ from the coding sequence ATGAAAAGAAGCAATGGTATGAAAAAAGCACTAGCATTGTTATTAGTTCTTGCTATGACAGTATCAATGTTTGTAGGCTGTGGTACAGCCAAGACGGGGACAACCGATGATAAAGATTCATCAAAGACAGAGACAACAACTGAAACAAAAGATGAAGCTAAAGAAGAAGCTAAAGAAGAAGCGCCTCAGACAGGATCTGGAAAATATATCGGTATTTCGATGCCTACACAATCCAGTGAACGTTGGATCAAAGATGGTGCTACCATGAAAGAGATCCTTGAAGCAAGAGGATACACAGTTGACTTACAGTATGCAGAGGATGATATTCCTACACAGAAATCACAGATTGAAAATATGATTACAAAGGGAGCAGAAGTTTTAGTTGTTGCACCTATTGACGGATCTACATTGTCCGACACCTTAGATGCAGCTGCATCCCAAGGCGTTAAGATTATTTCTTATGACCGTCTTTTAGTTAATACAGATGCTGTTTCTTATTATGCAACATTTGATAACAGACGTGTTGGTCAGTTACAGGCAGAATCACTTGTTGATGGTTTAAAGAAACTCAAAGGAGAAGGACCTTATAATATCGAGGTTTTTGCAGGATCACCGGATGATACTAACTCCTTCTATTTCTTCCAGGGTGCTATGGATATTCTTCAACCATTGATTGATGATGGTACAGTTGTAATTCCTTCCAATCAGACTACTCAGGAAGAAGTTGGTACTTTAAGATGGGATGGTGCAGTTGCTCAGTCCCGTATGGATGCATTACTTGCAGCTAATTATACAGATGGTAAGACTTTACATGGCGTATTATCCCCTTACGATGGTATTTCCAGAGGTATCCTTTCTGCTTTAACAGCGTTCGGTCTTACAGGTGACGATCTACCAGTTGTAACTGGTCAGGATGCAGAAGCAGCTTCGATTAAGCTGATTGTAACTGGAGATCAATACTCCACAATTTTGAAAGATACACGTAAGCTTGCAGAAGTAGCAGCTAACATGGTTGATGCCGTTCTTTCCGGTAAGGAACCTGAAATCAATGATACAGAAACCTATAATAACAATGTTAAAGTAGTTCCTTCCTATCTACTTGAGCCATTCATTGTAACAAAGGATAATTATCAAGAATTAGTAATTGATTCTGGATACTTGAAACCGGAAGACATTCAATAA
- a CDS encoding L,D-transpeptidase family protein: MKARNSNRSKTSLRRVSRRARRRKLLLIAGAVIILPLIGLYFFVSLYYHNHFFSNTSINGIDASNMTLEEAEDAINAEVKSYRLTIEGRNDIMDAIYGENIGLHTVFEGGIERLLEEQNAYAWPLSLMKSHELSINTMLEYDESILKLYIDQLSFFDEANVIEPENAYLSEYGENGYEIIPENPGAKIKKDMLEEAIVKAILSLEPKLSIEEAGCYEKPELLSDSPLLVNALNELNRIAGAKITYEFGEVTEVLDGSQISKWLSVDDNFKVHFEKEKIKEFVDYIGKTYNTFGKAREFKTSYGDVITVKGGDYGWWLNRAQEESELGELIESGSQVTKIPAYYQTAQRYGEDDIGDTYVEINLTAQHLFFYHEGELIVETDFVSGNVSKNYGTPTGTYPIQYKERNATLVGEDYETPVEYWMPFNRNIGLHDAPWRSEFGKNIYLTRGSHGCINMPPKAAKKVYEKIQRGVAVIVYELPGTENYEVKDKATQEKKEKVSEVENNESKIEDNADSGTENNTEKTSEKASKKKSKKKKAAEN, encoded by the coding sequence ATGAAAGCGAGAAATTCAAATAGAAGTAAGACAAGCTTAAGAAGAGTTAGCAGAAGAGCCAGACGAAGAAAGCTTCTGTTAATAGCTGGAGCAGTAATAATACTGCCCTTGATCGGTTTGTACTTTTTTGTTAGCTTGTATTACCATAATCATTTTTTTAGTAATACTAGTATTAATGGAATTGATGCTTCCAATATGACTCTTGAGGAGGCGGAGGATGCTATTAATGCTGAGGTAAAATCCTATCGCCTTACAATAGAAGGCAGGAATGATATAATGGATGCCATCTATGGAGAGAATATCGGTCTACATACCGTGTTTGAGGGTGGTATTGAGAGATTACTGGAGGAACAGAATGCATATGCCTGGCCACTTTCCCTGATGAAAAGCCATGAATTATCAATCAATACGATGTTGGAATATGATGAGTCGATTTTGAAGCTATACATTGATCAGTTAAGCTTTTTTGACGAGGCCAATGTAATTGAGCCGGAAAATGCCTATTTATCCGAGTATGGAGAGAATGGATATGAGATCATTCCAGAGAATCCAGGGGCAAAGATCAAAAAAGATATGCTTGAGGAAGCCATTGTAAAAGCCATTCTATCATTAGAGCCTAAGCTTTCGATTGAAGAGGCTGGCTGTTATGAAAAACCGGAATTACTTTCTGATTCTCCTCTCCTGGTTAATGCTCTTAACGAATTAAATCGAATTGCTGGAGCGAAGATTACCTATGAGTTTGGAGAAGTCACTGAAGTGTTAGATGGCAGTCAGATTAGTAAATGGTTATCAGTTGATGATAACTTCAAAGTGCACTTTGAGAAGGAGAAGATAAAGGAGTTTGTTGATTATATTGGAAAGACGTATAATACCTTTGGAAAAGCACGTGAATTCAAAACCTCTTATGGCGATGTAATTACTGTGAAAGGCGGCGATTACGGCTGGTGGTTAAATCGTGCTCAGGAAGAGAGTGAACTAGGTGAGTTAATTGAAAGTGGAAGTCAGGTAACAAAAATCCCGGCTTATTATCAAACAGCACAGCGATATGGTGAGGATGATATTGGAGATACCTATGTTGAGATTAATCTTACAGCGCAGCATCTGTTCTTCTATCATGAGGGTGAGCTGATTGTAGAAACGGATTTTGTATCTGGCAATGTATCTAAAAACTATGGTACTCCTACAGGAACCTATCCAATTCAATACAAGGAGAGGAATGCTACCCTTGTTGGTGAAGATTATGAGACTCCGGTAGAATATTGGATGCCATTTAATCGAAATATTGGTTTGCATGATGCACCTTGGAGAAGTGAATTCGGAAAGAATATATATTTGACTAGGGGTTCCCATGGATGTATCAATATGCCTCCGAAAGCAGCTAAGAAGGTATATGAGAAGATTCAAAGAGGAGTGGCAGTAATCGTATATGAGTTACCGGGAACCGAGAATTACGAGGTAAAGGATAAAGCGACTCAGGAAAAAAAAGAGAAAGTCAGTGAAGTAGAGAATAATGAAAGTAAGATAGAAGACAACGCGGATAGTGGTACAGAGAATAATACAGAAAAGACTTCTGAGAAAGCTTCCAAGAAAAAGAGCAAAAAGAAAAAAGCAGCGGAAAATTAA
- a CDS encoding serine hydrolase domain-containing protein: MLRGEETKQIKEAISGSIAENYIAGANLLVIKDGQEVYYHEDGFADKEARSPIKRDTIFRLYSMSKPVTAAAAMILLERGLIDLYEPVSKFLPGFANQKVAEHDALVSADRDVTIKDLLSMTSGLVYPGDDKAGKDTAEVFLEVDQRLLGDNPMSTQEIANKLGGCALAFQPGTSWQYGSSADVLGAVIEVVSGQSFGEFLQKEIFDPLEMKDTGFWVPKDKMNRLVKTYEDDGEGGLRVYLGNNLGINQQMDRKPAFESGGAGLVSTIDDYAKFATMLMNQGSLGGRQILRPKTVEYFTTARLNEAQQKGFDNWLTLCGHSYGNLMRIMTDSRKAGDMGINGEYGWDGWLGAYFANIPSENLTMLFMIQRTNAGTNSLTRKLRNIILSSL, translated from the coding sequence ATGTTAAGAGGCGAGGAAACTAAGCAAATAAAAGAGGCAATTAGCGGTAGTATTGCAGAGAATTATATTGCCGGAGCGAATTTATTGGTGATTAAGGACGGGCAGGAAGTGTATTACCATGAGGATGGATTTGCAGATAAAGAAGCCCGCTCACCAATAAAGAGGGATACTATCTTTCGGTTATATTCCATGAGTAAGCCAGTAACTGCCGCTGCTGCTATGATTTTGCTTGAGCGTGGCCTTATTGATTTATATGAACCGGTAAGTAAGTTTTTACCTGGTTTTGCAAATCAAAAGGTGGCTGAACATGATGCCCTGGTTTCTGCTGACCGAGATGTAACAATTAAGGATTTACTGTCCATGACTTCTGGCCTGGTATATCCTGGTGATGATAAAGCAGGTAAGGATACAGCAGAAGTGTTTCTGGAGGTAGATCAAAGACTGTTGGGCGATAACCCCATGAGTACACAGGAAATAGCCAATAAATTAGGTGGCTGTGCGCTTGCTTTCCAGCCGGGGACTAGTTGGCAATATGGAAGCTCAGCAGATGTGCTGGGTGCTGTTATTGAAGTGGTAAGTGGTCAAAGCTTCGGAGAGTTTTTGCAAAAAGAGATTTTTGATCCTCTGGAAATGAAAGACACCGGCTTCTGGGTACCGAAGGATAAAATGAACCGTTTAGTGAAAACCTACGAGGATGATGGTGAGGGCGGATTAAGAGTTTACTTGGGTAATAATTTAGGAATCAATCAGCAAATGGACCGTAAACCTGCCTTTGAATCCGGTGGAGCCGGTCTGGTTTCTACTATCGATGATTATGCGAAATTTGCTACCATGTTGATGAATCAGGGCAGCTTAGGTGGTAGACAGATATTAAGACCTAAGACAGTTGAATACTTTACTACAGCAAGGTTAAATGAAGCCCAGCAAAAGGGATTTGATAACTGGCTGACCTTATGTGGTCATAGCTATGGTAATTTGATGCGTATCATGACCGATAGCAGAAAAGCCGGAGATATGGGCATAAATGGTGAGTATGGCTGGGATGGATGGCTCGGTGCATATTTTGCCAATATTCCATCGGAGAATTTGACGATGTTATTCATGATACAAAGAACCAATGCGGGAACCAACTCCTTAACTCGTAAGCTTCGCAATATCATACTTAGTTCATTATAA